The Drosophila teissieri strain GT53w chromosome X, Prin_Dtei_1.1, whole genome shotgun sequence genome has a segment encoding these proteins:
- the LOC122623052 gene encoding mediator of RNA polymerase II transcription subunit 15 isoform X1, whose product MSAATHMAMPAHAVVPPPGTPPVLGGSGCSNLSLPSGKRGHKRSVSLENNAPLALRSTPSLGQSSLGSPLLQFGQAQGQGHAQGFHTGTLKSRQEQRRLSQKFGSHSNLDDEGVGIGVGMGVGMGMGMGLQMRSKFQNIRQMFELSRSCVGGGGGDGRGGAAEEEAMQSLPATLPQQQQHQQHNQQQQQQRRTTPIAGGSRHQQQQQQQMGEAEQTSGNFLRPIAFKPIPFEPDYRIACQQQQQHQQQLQLQQQQHQQQQQQQQLQLQHQQQQQQQQQQQHHQHQQQQQHQALQLSTEGGQAGGGAERYGYGSTPSLAPLPTASAQKFGSTTDLRHLAARRRNHRLLQRSSNEDSLTLDLLSTGSHDRPDGASSKSSGTVVGSSDLTPSPSDSGISELEAALKDRDSELSYLRQAMEHNEKVIFQVQKDKEVYWEHETQRLRLFYEGQQRECQLKLRKMEQLLGLQQFQLKQHKLRQSEQVNRLQQQLDLARDSSQGLQQQVDALRHQLEDSEWRVCERNGEIALLKTQLKEAHLEINMKDHAIVSLKHSSNRSSSNSNSSSSSISNKSCDTNTSQSQPKQQAKEEQQQQQPELQQQQQQQQKQQQQQQQQQQQQQQQQQQLKQQNQPDQQQLQKIITLKDQVIGALTSELAKLRKELSDLAIAHEYGEEPCGRYTRLKQQLDNLNEICQKTRKYTTTSASPAATAVAAAPPPPTAPPAAQVAPSCAQELPKLDVLVQRLQLDQGQGTQQTLDTLIEESTTYAEDIAKLRQKLDDFRLNLELEKRQWCAEKDKVLGYQKQLQAHYIHMYQKLRCLDSAGAATGQVEATSGN is encoded by the exons ATGTCGGCCGCCACGCACATGGCCATGCCGGCGCACGCCGTCGTCCCGCCGCCCGGCACTCCGCCTGTGCTGGGGGGCAGCGGGTGCTCCAATCTCAGCCTGCCGTCGGGCAAGCGTGGCCACAAGCGCAGCGTTTCGCTGGAGAACAATGCACCGCTCGCGCTGCGCAGCACTCCCAGCTTGGGCCAATCCTCGCTGGGCtcgccgctgctgcagtttgGCCAGGCGCAGGGGCAAGGACACGCGCAGGGCTTCCACACGGGCACTTTGAAGTCGCGCCAGGAGCAGCGCCGGCTGAGCCAGAAGTTCGGCAGTCACAGCAACTTGGATGACGAGGGTGTGGGCATTGGTGTGGGCATGGgtgtgggcatgggcatgggcatgggcctGCAGATGCGCAGCAAGTTCCAGAATATACGACAAATGTTCGAGCTGAGTCGCAGCTGTGTGGGCGGCGGGGGCGGCGATGGCAGAGGGGGCGCggccgaggaggaggccatGCAATCTCTGCCAGCAACattgccgcagcagcagcaacatcagcaacataatcagcagcagcagcagcagaggcgcACCACGCCCATTGCCGGCGGAAGtcgccaccagcaacagcaacagcaacaaatggGCGAGGCGGAACAG ACCAGCGGCAACTTTCTGCGACCCATTGCCTTCAAGCCCATTCCTTTCGAGCCGGACTACCGCATCgcctgccagcagcagcagcagcaccagcagcagctgcagttgcaacaacagcagcaccaacagcagcagcagcagcagcagttgcagctgcaacaccaacagcagcagcagcagcaacagcagcaacaacatcatcagcatcagcagcagcagcaacatcaggcGCTGCAGCTGTCGACGGAGGGCGGCCAGGCGGGGGGCGGGGCCGAGCGGTACGGCTACGGATCGACGCCGTCACTTGCCCCACTGCCCACCGCATCGGCCCAGAAATTTGGCA GCACCACTGACCTACGACACTTGGCCGCTCGGCGTCGAAATCATCGCCTGCTGCAGCGCTCCAGCAATGAGGACTCCCTGACCCTTGACCTCTTGAGCACTGGCAGCCACGACAGACCCGATGGGGCCAGCAG CAAGAGCAGCGGCACTGTGGTGGGCAGCAGCGACCTGACGCCCTCGCCCTCGGATTCCGGGATCTCGGAGCTGGAGGCGGCGCTGAAGGATCGCGACTCGGAGCTCTCGTACCTGCGACAGGCCATGGAGCACAATGAGAAAGTAATTTTCCAAGTTCAAAAG GACAAGGAGGTGTACTGGGAGCACGAGACGCAGCGACTGCGGCTCTTCTACGAGGGTCAGCAGCGGGAGTGCCAGCTGAAGCTGCGCAAgatggagcagctgctcgGACTGCAGCAGTTCCAGCTGAAGCAGCACAAGCTGCGCCAGTCGGAGCAGGTTAaccggctgcagcagcagctcgacTTGGCCAGGGACTCCAGCCAGggactgcagcagcaggtggaCGCACTGCGTCACCAGCTGGAGGACAGCGAGTGGCGCGTCTGTGAGCGCAACGGGGAGATAGCTTTACTCAAGACGCAGCTCAAGGAGGCGCAT CTGGAAATCAACATGAAGGATCATGCGATTGTCAGCCTgaagcacagcagcaacaggagcagcagcaacagcaacagcagcagcagcagcatcagcaacaagTCCTGTGACACAAACACAAGCCAAAGTCAACCAAAGCAGCAGgcgaaggaggagcagcagcaacagcagccagagttgcagcagcaacagcagcagcaacagaaacagcagcagcagcagcaacagcagcagcaacagcaacagcagcagcagcagcaactgaaGCAACAAAATCAGCccgaccagcagcagctgcagaagaTCATCACCCTGAaggatcaggtgattggagCGCTGACCAGCGAGCTGGCCAAGTTGCGCAAGGAGCTCTCCGACCTGGCCATTGCCCACGAGTACGGCGAGGAGCCCTGCGGCCGGTACACTCGCCTCAAGCAGCAGTTGGACAACCTGAACGAGATCTGCCAGAAGACTCGCAAGTACACAaccacatccgcatccccagcagcaactgcagtagcagcagcaccaccaccaccaactgcaccaccagcagcacaaGTGGCACCTAGCTGCGCCCAGGAGCTGCCCAAGCTGGATGTGCTGGTGCAGCGACTGCAACTGGATCAGGGACAGGGCACGCAGCAAACGCTGGACACGCTCATCGAGGAGTCCACCACGTACGCGGAGGATATAGCCAAGCTGCGCCAGAAGCTGGACGACTTCCGCCTGAATCTCGAGCTGGAGAAGCGTCAGTGGTGCGCCGAGAAGGACAAGGTGCTGGGCTACCAGAAGCAGCTGCAGGCCCACTATATCCACATGTACCAGAAGCTGCGCTGCCTGGACAGCGCCGGAGCAGCGACTGGCCAGGTGGAGGCCACCAGTGGCAACTGA
- the LOC122623052 gene encoding mediator of RNA polymerase II transcription subunit 15 isoform X2 — translation MSAATHMAMPAHAVVPPPGTPPVLGGSGCSNLSLPSGKRGHKRSVSLENNAPLALRSTPSLGQSSLGSPLLQFGQAQGQGHAQGFHTGTLKSRQEQRRLSQKFGSHSNLDDEGVGIGVGMGVGMGMGMGLQMRSKFQNIRQMFELSRSCVGGGGGDGRGGAAEEEAMQSLPATLPQQQQHQQHNQQQQQQRRTTPIAGGSRHQQQQQQQMGEAEQTSGNFLRPIAFKPIPFEPDYRIACQQQQQHQQQLQLQQQQHQQQQQQQQLQLQHQQQQQQQQQQQHHQHQQQQQHQALQLSTEGGQAGGGAERYGYGSTPSLAPLPTASAQKFGSTTDLRHLAARRRNHRLLQRSSNEDSLTLDLLSTGSHDRPDGASSKSSGTVVGSSDLTPSPSDSGISELEAALKDRDSELSYLRQAMEHNEKDKEVYWEHETQRLRLFYEGQQRECQLKLRKMEQLLGLQQFQLKQHKLRQSEQVNRLQQQLDLARDSSQGLQQQVDALRHQLEDSEWRVCERNGEIALLKTQLKEAHLEINMKDHAIVSLKHSSNRSSSNSNSSSSSISNKSCDTNTSQSQPKQQAKEEQQQQQPELQQQQQQQQKQQQQQQQQQQQQQQQQQQLKQQNQPDQQQLQKIITLKDQVIGALTSELAKLRKELSDLAIAHEYGEEPCGRYTRLKQQLDNLNEICQKTRKYTTTSASPAATAVAAAPPPPTAPPAAQVAPSCAQELPKLDVLVQRLQLDQGQGTQQTLDTLIEESTTYAEDIAKLRQKLDDFRLNLELEKRQWCAEKDKVLGYQKQLQAHYIHMYQKLRCLDSAGAATGQVEATSGN, via the exons ATGTCGGCCGCCACGCACATGGCCATGCCGGCGCACGCCGTCGTCCCGCCGCCCGGCACTCCGCCTGTGCTGGGGGGCAGCGGGTGCTCCAATCTCAGCCTGCCGTCGGGCAAGCGTGGCCACAAGCGCAGCGTTTCGCTGGAGAACAATGCACCGCTCGCGCTGCGCAGCACTCCCAGCTTGGGCCAATCCTCGCTGGGCtcgccgctgctgcagtttgGCCAGGCGCAGGGGCAAGGACACGCGCAGGGCTTCCACACGGGCACTTTGAAGTCGCGCCAGGAGCAGCGCCGGCTGAGCCAGAAGTTCGGCAGTCACAGCAACTTGGATGACGAGGGTGTGGGCATTGGTGTGGGCATGGgtgtgggcatgggcatgggcatgggcctGCAGATGCGCAGCAAGTTCCAGAATATACGACAAATGTTCGAGCTGAGTCGCAGCTGTGTGGGCGGCGGGGGCGGCGATGGCAGAGGGGGCGCggccgaggaggaggccatGCAATCTCTGCCAGCAACattgccgcagcagcagcaacatcagcaacataatcagcagcagcagcagcagaggcgcACCACGCCCATTGCCGGCGGAAGtcgccaccagcaacagcaacagcaacaaatggGCGAGGCGGAACAG ACCAGCGGCAACTTTCTGCGACCCATTGCCTTCAAGCCCATTCCTTTCGAGCCGGACTACCGCATCgcctgccagcagcagcagcagcaccagcagcagctgcagttgcaacaacagcagcaccaacagcagcagcagcagcagcagttgcagctgcaacaccaacagcagcagcagcagcaacagcagcaacaacatcatcagcatcagcagcagcagcaacatcaggcGCTGCAGCTGTCGACGGAGGGCGGCCAGGCGGGGGGCGGGGCCGAGCGGTACGGCTACGGATCGACGCCGTCACTTGCCCCACTGCCCACCGCATCGGCCCAGAAATTTGGCA GCACCACTGACCTACGACACTTGGCCGCTCGGCGTCGAAATCATCGCCTGCTGCAGCGCTCCAGCAATGAGGACTCCCTGACCCTTGACCTCTTGAGCACTGGCAGCCACGACAGACCCGATGGGGCCAGCAG CAAGAGCAGCGGCACTGTGGTGGGCAGCAGCGACCTGACGCCCTCGCCCTCGGATTCCGGGATCTCGGAGCTGGAGGCGGCGCTGAAGGATCGCGACTCGGAGCTCTCGTACCTGCGACAGGCCATGGAGCACAATGAGAAA GACAAGGAGGTGTACTGGGAGCACGAGACGCAGCGACTGCGGCTCTTCTACGAGGGTCAGCAGCGGGAGTGCCAGCTGAAGCTGCGCAAgatggagcagctgctcgGACTGCAGCAGTTCCAGCTGAAGCAGCACAAGCTGCGCCAGTCGGAGCAGGTTAaccggctgcagcagcagctcgacTTGGCCAGGGACTCCAGCCAGggactgcagcagcaggtggaCGCACTGCGTCACCAGCTGGAGGACAGCGAGTGGCGCGTCTGTGAGCGCAACGGGGAGATAGCTTTACTCAAGACGCAGCTCAAGGAGGCGCAT CTGGAAATCAACATGAAGGATCATGCGATTGTCAGCCTgaagcacagcagcaacaggagcagcagcaacagcaacagcagcagcagcagcatcagcaacaagTCCTGTGACACAAACACAAGCCAAAGTCAACCAAAGCAGCAGgcgaaggaggagcagcagcaacagcagccagagttgcagcagcaacagcagcagcaacagaaacagcagcagcagcagcaacagcagcagcaacagcaacagcagcagcagcagcaactgaaGCAACAAAATCAGCccgaccagcagcagctgcagaagaTCATCACCCTGAaggatcaggtgattggagCGCTGACCAGCGAGCTGGCCAAGTTGCGCAAGGAGCTCTCCGACCTGGCCATTGCCCACGAGTACGGCGAGGAGCCCTGCGGCCGGTACACTCGCCTCAAGCAGCAGTTGGACAACCTGAACGAGATCTGCCAGAAGACTCGCAAGTACACAaccacatccgcatccccagcagcaactgcagtagcagcagcaccaccaccaccaactgcaccaccagcagcacaaGTGGCACCTAGCTGCGCCCAGGAGCTGCCCAAGCTGGATGTGCTGGTGCAGCGACTGCAACTGGATCAGGGACAGGGCACGCAGCAAACGCTGGACACGCTCATCGAGGAGTCCACCACGTACGCGGAGGATATAGCCAAGCTGCGCCAGAAGCTGGACGACTTCCGCCTGAATCTCGAGCTGGAGAAGCGTCAGTGGTGCGCCGAGAAGGACAAGGTGCTGGGCTACCAGAAGCAGCTGCAGGCCCACTATATCCACATGTACCAGAAGCTGCGCTGCCTGGACAGCGCCGGAGCAGCGACTGGCCAGGTGGAGGCCACCAGTGGCAACTGA
- the LOC122623537 gene encoding acylphosphatase-1, whose product MASKKEEILGCDFEVRGKVPKEAFELFALAQAKALGLRGFITQVSEEKFKGRLEGEGQVIDAFKKLILAAAEYLQAIKEFVIKNLKVIRDYTYQTFEIKVDKK is encoded by the coding sequence ATGGCCAGCAAGAAAGAGGAGATCCTGGGCTGTGACTTCGAGGTACGTGGCAAGGTGCCGAAGGAGGCCTTTGAACTGTTCGCACTGGCCCAGGCCAAGGCACTGGGACTCCGGGGATTCATCACCCAGGTGTCGGAGGAGAAGTTCAAGGGTCGTCTGGAGGGCGAGGGCCAGGTGATCGATGCCTTCAAGAAGCTCATCCTGGCCGCCGCCGAGTACTTGCAGGCCATCAAGGAGTTCGTCATCAAGAACCTGAAAGTCATCCGGGATTACACCTACCAGACCTTCGAAATTAAGGTGGACAAGAAGTGA